From the genome of Deltaproteobacteria bacterium:
CACGTTGGTTCGAACTTGAATATTATAAAAAATTTGCATTTATTGTACTTGTTGTTGCAAATCCAATATTGTTTGCCATTCATTTATCGACTGTTTGGGATATAACTCCATTTTTAATGGCCTTGTGGGCCGTAGTTATGTTGCGGGTTTCCTACAACGTTGACCGCCAAGATCAAGCTAGCACGATCGGTATACTCTGTCGTACTTGGGGTTGGCTTTGGCTAGCAATGACCTCCTGGCAGCTTGTTGCACGTGTTTATGTCTATTTTACTGGTTTTACGCGTGATATCTTTCGCACGGTTAGACCGCGAGCTTTGCAAATTCCTCTATATGGTTGGGCCGAATCATTTGAATCGCTTTTTCTGGCCAATACCTAATGGAAACTGGACGCATTTGGCTCTATTTCACCCCGATACTAGCTCTAGCTGCCGCTTGCGGTGACTTTAAACGTATGCGAACCGAATCCATTGCATGGGCTTTATCCTACGCTTTGGTATTTGAATTGGCTTTCCGTCATTACCGCTAATAAGATCGATTTAGTAAATAACTACATTTAAGCCCAGCATGGTATTACCATAAGCTATCTTTACTCCTTGCCAGCATGAAATTGGAAATGGTGGGCGAAATTGCCAGCGCTAGCAATATATAAGGCCAAGCAATTGCAAGAATTATAAGCAAACAAAGATAACGCCGTGTCGGAGACCAATTGCTTATATTAATTATCTCAACATTCTCATGCCGAGACATCACGACTGCGCAGTAAACGCACGGCAACCGCTGCGACCAAGTGTGGACGTGCATTAGCCACAGCAGTTAGCAAGCGTTGGTGTTCTTTGGCAAATGTTTGTCGTTCTTTTTCGTGTCTTTCAATAATTATTTGGTAATTTTTTGATTTTGCAGATACAGCAGCCTGTTCGCGTTTTTGTGAACGGAGCAAATACCGTTCGCGATGATTTAGTACCTCTTCTGCTTGGGTAGCGGCTCGTTTCACTATTTTATCAACAGTATCGTTTGCCATTTTCTCAGCAATACTATGATTACCATCAACCAGACGTCGCCAGCGTTCGCTACTGCTGCGCAATGGAGCGGGATCCATACGATCTAATCGGCGCGTTGAATAGGTTAATAAATCTTCGAGTTCAGGTACGCGCTGCCCATTCTCATCTAAAGCTAAAGTAAATGACCGCTTATGAAAGAAAGTTGCAGATTCAGGGACATCATCAGGTAAATCTAAATCAAAACACCACAAAAAGACCGCGCCTTCTTTGGCATAACCCCGACAAATAGCTAAAGCCGCACTTTGGTCATGCGCCTCAGTTGCCCATTGGGTTGCTTGGTCAAGCAAGGGATGCCCAAAAGAACAAAACTCAACATCTTCATGGTCAAGGGCGTAAATACGCGAGAAGGTAGCAACATAACCAGACTCATAATCATCACGCCCCGCAGCACTCGGAGCGCCATCTATTGAAAATAACTGGCCACCTTGAGGTTTTACGTGCAAGCGACTATGGCCAGCATAACTTTGCACAAAGTGTTCAGTTTGCGCTTCAAGATCTTCAGGTACCAAAGCTAATATAGTATTTACTCTATCTTTTGAGAAACTGGCATGGTCGAGAATTGGATCAATATCATTATTTATTCGCTCTCGCGATTCGGCCACTAACTTATGAGTGTCGTTATAAAGAGCTTTCCAACCAGAGGCGTCACTGCCAGTAATTATTAAATCGGCAATACGATCACTAACATACTCAAGAGCATGATCAATACCGCCAACCGTGCTATCAAGCACACCAATAGATTCTTGCATAACCCGTAAAATTGCTGCTTCGTATCCACCACGAAAATATGGAACCAGCACACGCACATCTTGCATTTGTCCAACGCGATCAACACGACCTATGCGTTGTTCAATAGTTGCGGGTCGCCAAGGCAAATCGTAAAGTACAACTTTATGGCAAAATTGAAAATTGCGCCCTTCACCACCGGCTTCGGTAGAAAGCATTATGGGCGGACCTTGGTGGTCACGAAACCAAGCCACTTGTCGATCTTGATCGCGAGGTGCTAAACCACGATGAAATACAGCAATATCATTACCACAATATGGTTCAAGCGCACTGCGCAAAGCTCGTACGGCTATCGAACTCTCAACAAAAACAAGAAGTTTTTCATTTTCGTCTTGTTGGCGAATAATCTCAACCAGCCAACGCAAACGCGCATCACCAGTCGGCAAGCCTTGTTCATCGCGTGGTGATTCAGTCACTTGTTTTATATAAGGTAAAAGTTCGTTCACCAACTCAGGAGAGATGGGCTGCAAGATATCTGCTAAGGCGCGTGGGGTAGCCCATAACGCACGTAATAATTCACCTAGGTTAGTATAGCGCTCACGTGGTTCAGCAATCGTTTGCACCAATTCGAGCATGACACTCTCGCCAACATTTATTAAAACATCTTGTACTGACGTAGCTGTCAGCGCGAATGTTTCAGCATGGCGTTCAGGCAAGCCACCTACTGGGCCACGACGATTGCGTACAACATAATCGGCAATAGCGTGGCGCTCTCGTAAGAGCCCCAAAATATCTTGTGCAGCATCGGCACGTAATGCCGTTGTGGCATCTAATGAAAGAAACTTTTTAAAAGCTGCACTATCATCGGTGTCATCAGCTAAAAGCTCTTTGGCTTGTTTTATGATATTTTTTGTTAAGGCAGTTTGCTCGCTGGTTGCTTTGACTAAAGCTTGACCAACTTCACGAATGATAGCTATACGCTTGGCAGTGGCATTAAAGTCTTCAGGATTATCGAAACGGGTATTATCTAATAAGCGTAGCAGGGCATGATATTCAGCAGGATCAAGCGCCATTGGCGTTGCGGTAAGCAATAGCAGATGCTGTGTTTGTCGCGACAGTGATTCAACCAAATGATATGCCGGATTACCACCACCACCTGGTCGCCATCGCAGATGATGGGCCTCATCAATAATAACTAGGTCCCACGAAGCTGCTGCCGCTTGTTGCATAAGTTTAGGATCAGCGGCAACTTGATCTAAAGAGGCTACGATACGTTGATGCGCCTCAAATGGACTGAGATCAGGAAAATCCTGCAGAGCATCATCGATACGTTCTTCATCAAGCAGCACTAAAAGCTCGTGTGCTTTACGATAAATTTCGCCTAACCATTGAATGCATAAAGCATCAGGAGTGAGAATTAACACCCGATTGGCGCGATTAAGTGCACGTAAGCCCGCATAGATAAGGGTTGCTTCAACAGTTTTACCTAAACCAACTTCATCAGCGAGTAATAAGCGAATGCGATCAGATGCTATAGCGCGCGTTGCCACATCAACTTGATGCGGCAGCCACTGCACTCGTGTACCCAAAATTGCAGCATCACCAGCATTTTTGCCAAAGCGACTTAGAGCTAAACCTTGCATACGTGCGCGCACAACTTGCGGGTGCACCAAATTTAATGTCGCTAGCCGCTCTTTGGCACCAACATCGCGAATTTCTGGAATGAGTTCGTTTTCAACAGCTTCACTGCCATCTTCTAAGGCATAAACATGTAACCCTTCGGGGGTTACCCCAATTTTTTTCTCAACCTTACATTCAATACCTTCACGAGTGCGTACACGCTCGCCATGACCAATCTCATAATGCAATATCACATGCTCTACCCCACGAGTGGTATAAGCACGTTGTTCTTGCAGACGAACGAAGCGTACCCAAATTCGTTGAGCTTCAATTTTAGTAATTACTCCAACACCTAATGCCGGATCAGCAGGTGACCAAACCAATTGCCCTTTGGTATAAGGGATTTTCGCGCGTTTATTCATGTTGTGTATTTTTACTGGGCCATTTAAGCCTTTTTTGTTTTTGTGTTCGACGCCGGAACCTGCCAAAGCAGCACCAGAAGCGCAAGATCTTAAATGTTATTGTTTTTTTATCAATTTCATCTTCTCCTTGACGAAACATATGCTTACGCGTCAGATGCTTTTAAGTTCTTTCAGCACCGGTGAGGTAAAACCTATGCTTTTACGCAATTTTTTTATACTTTTTGCTTTAGCTACCTTCACTGCCTGCGCACATACCAATATTGCTGGCACTCAAATACCTGATACACCACAAAATCGTGAAATTGCTGCGGTAGTGAAAAAAGCCCTTAATGCCTTAACACAGCGTGATGCTGATACAGTATTGTCTTTAGTTTCGCCGCAGTATTTTGAGGACAATGGTACCCCTCAACCTGATGATGACTATGGATACGAACAATTAAAGCAATTATTACCGCAAACGCTAAAAGCTGCAAAAGAAGTATTCATTGATGCTGACTTACAAAGTATTGAGATAATAAATGGGCGTGCGCAAGCAGATTTACGTTATCGATCTCGTGCTAATCTTGAGTTACCAGCGGGTCCTTTATGGGACTCACATCGTGAATTTAATCGCATCGAACTCATTTTTGAAAACAACACCTGGAAAATTATTAGCGGATTATAAGATCCGACTTATAAAAATTAAAGTTTTCTTTAGTTATCTAAATATGCATCTATAGTCGTATCTGGATCGATTTTTAATAATTCTTTAGGGTTAACATAGTGACCTAATAATTTTACCCCAAAGTGCAAATGTGGCCCTGTTGCTCTGCCAGTAGCACCAATAACACCGATTTGCTGACCCTTAGTAACCCGTTGCCCGGCTACGACATCAAGACGATCTAAATGAAAATAAGAAGTAAACAAATCACTACCATGGTCTATAAAAATACAATTGCCGGTAAAATAAAAATCGTGTGCAGCCAAGACCACAATCCCATCATTGGCCGCAAATACCGCAACACCAACTTTGCCATCATAATCTAACCCAAAATGACGACTAGCGATTTTTCCATTGAAGATACGCCTTACCCCAAAGAGACTAGTCTCAACACCTGCTGTAGGTCGCAAAAATGGTTCGTGCCAAAGCAAAGATTTTGCACCGCGTTCATAAGCTTTAGCAATTTCTTTTTGCTCATATACAGCGCGTGCTGGTGGTTTACTTGAATATTTTGGGT
Proteins encoded in this window:
- a CDS encoding DEAD/DEAH box helicase family protein; the encoded protein is MNKRAKIPYTKGQLVWSPADPALGVGVITKIEAQRIWVRFVRLQEQRAYTTRGVEHVILHYEIGHGERVRTREGIECKVEKKIGVTPEGLHVYALEDGSEAVENELIPEIRDVGAKERLATLNLVHPQVVRARMQGLALSRFGKNAGDAAILGTRVQWLPHQVDVATRAIASDRIRLLLADEVGLGKTVEATLIYAGLRALNRANRVLILTPDALCIQWLGEIYRKAHELLVLLDEERIDDALQDFPDLSPFEAHQRIVASLDQVAADPKLMQQAAAASWDLVIIDEAHHLRWRPGGGGNPAYHLVESLSRQTQHLLLLTATPMALDPAEYHALLRLLDNTRFDNPEDFNATAKRIAIIREVGQALVKATSEQTALTKNIIKQAKELLADDTDDSAAFKKFLSLDATTALRADAAQDILGLLRERHAIADYVVRNRRGPVGGLPERHAETFALTATSVQDVLINVGESVMLELVQTIAEPRERYTNLGELLRALWATPRALADILQPISPELVNELLPYIKQVTESPRDEQGLPTGDARLRWLVEIIRQQDENEKLLVFVESSIAVRALRSALEPYCGNDIAVFHRGLAPRDQDRQVAWFRDHQGPPIMLSTEAGGEGRNFQFCHKVVLYDLPWRPATIEQRIGRVDRVGQMQDVRVLVPYFRGGYEAAILRVMQESIGVLDSTVGGIDHALEYVSDRIADLIITGSDASGWKALYNDTHKLVAESRERINNDIDPILDHASFSKDRVNTILALVPEDLEAQTEHFVQSYAGHSRLHVKPQGGQLFSIDGAPSAAGRDDYESGYVATFSRIYALDHEDVEFCSFGHPLLDQATQWATEAHDQSAALAICRGYAKEGAVFLWCFDLDLPDDVPESATFFHKRSFTLALDENGQRVPELEDLLTYSTRRLDRMDPAPLRSSSERWRRLVDGNHSIAEKMANDTVDKIVKRAATQAEEVLNHRERYLLRSQKREQAAVSAKSKNYQIIIERHEKERQTFAKEHQRLLTAVANARPHLVAAVAVRLLRSRDVSA
- a CDS encoding M23 family metallopeptidase, with translation MATTNDVAQTNTLSTKDQASELESNEASDSAPAESISPDIISDEQDGFALTRKKTIKDGDILAITISTPTECNQTAGKWLGRWFALWGKNKRWQALLPVPLRTNGDLTLRFYCDHKRIEFNILVNEGKYPETQLTVDPKYSSKPPARAVYEQKEIAKAYERGAKSLLWHEPFLRPTAGVETSLFGVRRIFNGKIASRHFGLDYDGKVGVAVFAANDGIVVLAAHDFYFTGNCIFIDHGSDLFTSYFHLDRLDVVAGQRVTKGQQIGVIGATGRATGPHLHFGVKLLGHYVNPKELLKIDPDTTIDAYLDN